The following proteins are co-located in the Triticum aestivum cultivar Chinese Spring chromosome 1A, IWGSC CS RefSeq v2.1, whole genome shotgun sequence genome:
- the LOC123061664 gene encoding uncharacterized protein, whose translation MTMWLGISNSKQGEGQGAVVAMLGLCAISISMSMLPLAAPTIHHEGGAQGGGGNPNPANALVALVNADRAAAKLPALRTTKGLGCMALQCIARCLALSPATACAADGTLAPPCHPPETDITEVYAANCGVELPTVDVVSGRILGCSSQSSDGVSGDALHMANATVVRGREHAQVGAGVDRGGFWCLLFSSGSPNSSFQLEAAGRGIAQQHGCFSDPDVTLSCTTSAGHHQTGRLSAGDTSFALVASTLLFLLQSSLV comes from the exons ATGACAATGTGGCTTGGGATCTCCAATTCCAAGCAAGGAGAAGGACAAGGAGCAGTGGTCGCCATGCTTGGCCTCTGcgccatatccatatccatgtcgaTGCTGCCTCTCGCCGCACCTACCATCCACCACG AAGGAGGCGCTCAAGGCGGAGGGGGGAACCCAAACCCAGCCAACGCGCTGGTGGCGCTGGTGAACGCCGACCGGGCAGCCGCCAAGCTACCCGCCCTCCGCACCACCAAGGGCCTCGGCTGCATGGCGCTGCAGTGCATCGCCCGCTGCCTCGCCCTCTCCCCCGCCACCGCCTGCGCCGCCGACGGCACGCTGGCGCCGCCCTGCCACCCGCCGGAGACCGACATCACCGAGGTCTACGCCGCCAATTGCGGGGTCGAGCTGCCCACGGTGGACGTCGTGTCCGGCCGCATCCTCGGCTGCAGCAGCCAAAGCTCCGACGGCGTCAGCGGGGACGCGCTCCACATGGCCAACGCCACCGTGGTCCGCGGCAGGGAGCACGCGCAGGTGGGCGCCGGCGTCGACCGCGGCGGCTTCTGGTGCCTCCTCTTCAGCAGCGGCAGCCCCAACTCCAGCTTCCAGCTGGAGGCCGCCGGCAGGGGCATCGCCCAGCAGCACGGCTGCTTCAGCGACCCCGACGTCACCCTCTCCTGCACCACCTCCGCCGGCCACCACCAAACCGGACGACTCTCCGCCGGAGACACATCCTTTGCCTTGGTTGCTTCCACTCTGCTTTTTCTCCTCCAGTCcagtctagtctag
- the LOC123061668 gene encoding rac-like GTP-binding protein 5: MSASRFIKCVTVGDGAVGKTCLLISYTSNTFPTDYVPTVFDNFSANVVVDGSTVNLGLWDTAGQEDYNRLRPLSYRGADVFLLAFSLISKASYENVTKKWIPELRHYAPGVPIILVGTKLDLRDDEQFFVDHPGAVPISTAQGEELKKVIGATTYVECSSKTQQNIKAVFDAAIKVVLQPPKQKRKKRKSQKGCSIL, from the exons atgaGCGCTTCTCGGTTCATCAAGTGCGTGACGGTGGGGGACGGCGCCGTCGGCAAGACTTGCCTCCTCATCTCCTACACATCCAACACCTTCCCCACC GACTATGTCCCAACAGTCTTCGACAACTTCAGCGCTAACGTCGTGGTTGACGGGAGCACCGTCAACCTCGGATTATGGGATACTGCAG GACAAGAGGACTATAATAGACTACGCCCACTAAGCTACCGAGGTGCCGATGTCTTCCTGCTCGCCTTCTCTCTTATCAGCAAAGCAAGCTACGAGAATGTCACCAAGAAG TGGATCCCTGAGCTACGGCACTATGCTCCTGGTGTGCCCATAATTCTTGTTGGGACAAAGCTTG ATCTGCGGGATGACGAGCAGTTTTTCGTGGATCACCCTGGAGCTGTTCCTATTTCCACCGCTCAG GGTGAAGAGCTGAAGAAGGTAATTGGCGCGACGACCTACGTCGAGTGCAGCTCAAAAACACAGCAG AACATCAAGGCGGTGTTTGATGCGGCGATCAAGGTGGTTCTCCAGCCTCCGAAGCAGAAGCGGAAGAAGAGGAAGTCGCAGAAAGGATGCAGCATCTTGTAA